The Castor canadensis chromosome X, mCasCan1.hap1v2, whole genome shotgun sequence genome includes a region encoding these proteins:
- the LOC141419540 gene encoding PWWP domain-containing DNA repair factor 4-like: MQAKASQSTSAPANSLTPLGAAGEQQGKNKAGPSTLVPSSPPVVGEGVWAKEEQQAPTGPKALKEEAWDPWPGTWAPVPQGSTTFLRSMGEDPGEGASEPGLEGAAESPESQNPSLHYSLRIANRKRKHQLPAFERGRAERAPQVRSKAAQTFASIPKLCGGLDGRTVSRAFGQEPGAVDRGAMVWFQFQDHPFWPAVVKSVNKATQTARVLLIQASLRGDCRGIRVPLRRLKPLHCDERFKLLRRASRAHLQGLNWCFSLIAHYREGVARGSFSGPFLHYYATDASYPIRKAIQEGDLREGDFPKVNYAELDDSEEEEEEEKTFLGRKGPCKKLLPDRMRAACDRHNQKLVDFIVRRKGADPHLLDIVKGWKPSRWLASFLETSKCMLCIETYLEDEDQLFTMVKHLQKIYEHTDETILAMMKGDKVRFVVEVLLPEAIIWSIAELDGVDYKEAEEKYLQGPPVHRREKELFDKNILKERRRRRSATANQSFRSPPAPLT; the protein is encoded by the coding sequence ATGCAAGCAAAGGCATCCCAAAGTACCAGTGCGCCCGCAAACTCCCTGACACCTTTAGGAGCTGCTGGTGAACAGCAGGGCAAGAACAAGGCGGGCCCCTCCACACTTGTGCCCTCAAGTCCCCCCGTGGTGGGGGAGGGCGTGTGGGCTAAGGAGGAGCAGCAGGCCCCCACCGGGCCCAAAGCTCTGAAGGAAGAGGCCTGGGACCCTTGGCCAGGGACTTGGGCTCCTGTGCCCCAAGGGAGCACTACCTTCCTGAGAAGCATGGGGGAGGACCCTGGCGAGGGGGCCTCGGAGCCAGGCTTGGAAGGGGCGGCGGAGTCGCCCGAGTCCCAGAACCCGAGCCTGCATTACTCTCTCCGGATTGCAAACAGGAAAAGGAAGCACCAGCTGCCAGCCTTTGAGAGAGGACGAGCAGAGCGTGCACCTCAGGTGCGCTCAAAGGCTGCTCAGACCTTCGCCAGCATTCCCAAGCTCTGCGGTGGACTAGACGGGCGAACCGTGAGCAGGGCTTTTGGCCAGGAGCCCGGTGCCGTTGACAGAGGAGCGATGGTCTGGTTTCAATTCCAGGATCATCCGTTTTGGCCGGCCGTGGTCAAGAGTGTGAACAAAGCCACCCAGACAGCCAGGGTGCTCTTGATCCAGGCAAGCCTGCGCGGGGACTGCAGGGGCATCCGCGTCCCTCTGCGCAGATTAAAGCCCCTGCACTGCGATGAGAGATTCAAGCTCCTGAGGCGAGCCAGCAGAGCACACCTGCAGGGCTTGAACTGGTGCTTCTCGCTGATTGCCCACTACCGGGAAGGGGTGGCCCGGGGATCTTTCTCAGGCCCCTTCCTGCACTATTACGCCACCGACGCCAGCTACCCAATTCGGAAAGCCATCCAAGAGGGTGACCTGCGAGAGGGTGACTTCCCCAAGGTGAACTATGCCGAGCTGGACGAttccgaggaggaggaggaggaggagaagacatTCCTGGGCAGGAAGGGGCCCTGCAAGAAACTTCTCCCCGACCGGATGAGGGCCGCGTGTGACCGACACAACCAGAAGCTGGTGGACTTCATCGTGAGGAGAAAGGGGGCCGACCCCCACCTCCTGGACATCGTGAAGGGCTGGAAGCCGTCCAGGTGGCTGGCATCCTTTCTGGAGACAAGCAAGTGCATGCTCTGCATCGAGACCTACCTGGAGGACGAGGATCAGTTGTTCACCATGGtcaaacatttacaaaagatctacGAGCACACAGACGAGACCATACTCGCTATGATGAAGGGCGACAAAGTAAGATTCGTGGTGGAAGTTCTGCTGCCAGAAGCAATCATTTGGTCAATTGCCGAACTGGATGGAGTGGACTacaaggaagcagaagagaagtATCTGCAAGGGCCACCTGTGCACAGGCGTGAGAAAGAGCTATTTGACAAGAATATCttaaaggagaggaggaggaggagatcagcAACCGCCAATCAGTCCTTCAGGTCTCCTCCTGCACCGCTAACCTAG